In the Mesorhizobium sp. M1D.F.Ca.ET.043.01.1.1 genome, CGCTCGATCCAGAGATCTACGCCATCATCTGCTCGAACATCCGCGTCGCCGACCAGCGCATTGGCGACATCCGCGCGCAGGCTGCGGCCCTGCTGATCGGTCAGGACAGGCTCAATGAAATCCTCGATCGTTACGGCGACGAAACCGTCGTCGAGGCCATTGCCGAGCTGCGGCGGCGAGCCGCCGAGCAGATGCGCGCCTCGATCGCGGTCATACCGGACGGGGTGTACCGCTCGCAGGCCTTCGTCGATTCCGACGGGGTGGTGAACGAGCCGCTGACCATCAATCTCGCCGTCGAGAAGAAGGGCGACACGCTGACCTTCGATTTCGCCGGCTCGTCAAAGCCTTGCGCCGGACCGATGAACAGCGTGCTGGCGACGACCCTGTCGTCGGTCTATCTCGCCATGCGCCACATCTTCCCCGAAGTGCCGATCAGCGCCGGCGCATTCGAGCCATTGAACGTCAAGCGGCCGGAGGGCACCTTCCTCGACGCGAAATACCCACGCCCCGTATCGGGCTGCGCGGCGGAGGTGTCGCAGCGCATCGCCGAGGCGGTGTTCGCGGCCATGGTGCAGGCGTTGCCGGAGAAGGTGACGGCGGCGCCCGCCGGCTCCAGCGGCAATTTCGCGCTCGGCGGCAACGATCCCGTGCGCGGCCGCGACTACGTCATGTACCAGATCTCCGGCGGCGGCTACGGCGGCAATGCCGGCCATGACGGCCTAAGCAATGGCTGCTCGACCATCGGCATTTCGAAATCGCCGCCGGTGGAGATCATGGAGCAGGCCTTTCCGGTGCTCTACCGGCATTATGCGCTGCGCGAAGGCTCCGGCGGCGCCGGCAGGCATCGCGGCGGCTTCGGGCTTGCCTATGAAGTGGAGATCCTGCGCGGCGAGGCGCGCGCATCCTTCGTCATGGATCACGGCCGCTTCGGGCCGCAAGGCGCGCAAGGCGGCAAGGACGGAGCGCCAAACAGCGTGACCGTGTTCCAGGGCGGCGAAGCGCATGTGCCGCCGCATCTTTCGAAGGAGCAGGACATCGCGCTCAAGGCCGGCGACCGCGTGCGTGTCGGCACACCTGGCGGCGGCGGTTATGGCGACCCGCGCCAGCGCGACCCGAAGCTGGTCGCCGAGGATGTCAGGCTCGGCTACTATACAGCCGAACAGGCCAAGGAGATGTTCGGGAGCGTTCCGACCGACTGATTAGGCCAGCTTCGCTAACAGCCGCA is a window encoding:
- a CDS encoding hydantoinase B/oxoprolinase family protein, translating into MAKLDTITLSVLQAALQQVCDEMDLTFSRAAFSPVIAEANDRSDGIYSAVDGSLIAQGSQGLPVFVGVMQYSTRTVIEMIADSRCLAPEPGDIYIVNDPYLGGTHLMDVRFVMPVYRAGKIFCWLSNTGHWPDIGGSVPGGFSASATAVEQEGLRLPPVKLFKKGALDPEIYAIICSNIRVADQRIGDIRAQAAALLIGQDRLNEILDRYGDETVVEAIAELRRRAAEQMRASIAVIPDGVYRSQAFVDSDGVVNEPLTINLAVEKKGDTLTFDFAGSSKPCAGPMNSVLATTLSSVYLAMRHIFPEVPISAGAFEPLNVKRPEGTFLDAKYPRPVSGCAAEVSQRIAEAVFAAMVQALPEKVTAAPAGSSGNFALGGNDPVRGRDYVMYQISGGGYGGNAGHDGLSNGCSTIGISKSPPVEIMEQAFPVLYRHYALREGSGGAGRHRGGFGLAYEVEILRGEARASFVMDHGRFGPQGAQGGKDGAPNSVTVFQGGEAHVPPHLSKEQDIALKAGDRVRVGTPGGGGYGDPRQRDPKLVAEDVRLGYYTAEQAKEMFGSVPTD